One Bacillus spongiae DNA window includes the following coding sequences:
- a CDS encoding U32 family peptidase: MPTVINDKIAQIVDGKRTIVKKPELLAPAGNLEKLKIAVHYGADAVYIGGQEYGLRSNAGNFTFEQMKEGVEFAKKYGAKIYVTTNIYAHNENIDGLEEYLRGLQEAGVTGIIVADPLIIETCRRVAPKVEVHLSTQQSLSNWKAIQYWKEEGLDRVVLAREVSGDEIREMKEKVDIEIETFIHGAMCIAYSGRCTLSNHMTARDSNRGGCCQSCRWDYDLNELNNEEEKSLFNSNDAPFAMSPKDLKLVESIPTMIELGIDSLKIEGRMKSIHYVATVVSVYRKIIDAYCADPDNFKIKKEWLVELEKCANRDAAPAFFEGVPGFQEQMFGVHGRKTSTEFIGLVLDYDPETSIVTLQQRNHFKPGQEVEFFGPEIENFTQIIETIWDEDGQEIDAARHPLQIVQFKVSQPVYANNMMRKEN, encoded by the coding sequence ATGCCTACGGTCATAAACGATAAGATAGCACAAATCGTCGACGGCAAGCGAACAATTGTTAAAAAACCTGAACTTCTTGCTCCAGCAGGTAATTTAGAAAAACTAAAAATTGCTGTCCATTACGGTGCAGATGCCGTGTATATCGGTGGTCAAGAATATGGATTGCGTTCAAATGCAGGGAATTTTACGTTTGAACAAATGAAGGAAGGCGTCGAGTTTGCTAAAAAATACGGTGCTAAAATATATGTAACAACTAACATTTATGCACATAATGAAAACATTGATGGGCTAGAGGAATACCTTCGAGGTCTTCAAGAAGCAGGCGTTACAGGGATTATTGTGGCAGATCCACTTATTATTGAAACATGCCGACGTGTTGCACCAAAAGTGGAGGTTCATTTAAGCACGCAACAATCTTTATCCAACTGGAAGGCGATCCAATATTGGAAAGAAGAAGGGTTAGACCGAGTTGTACTTGCCCGTGAAGTAAGTGGAGACGAAATCCGTGAAATGAAGGAAAAGGTGGATATTGAAATTGAAACCTTTATTCATGGTGCCATGTGTATCGCCTACTCTGGACGTTGTACTTTAAGTAATCACATGACTGCTCGTGATTCAAACCGTGGTGGTTGTTGCCAGTCTTGTCGCTGGGACTATGATTTAAACGAGTTGAATAACGAGGAAGAAAAGTCACTATTTAATTCAAACGATGCTCCATTTGCAATGAGTCCTAAGGATTTAAAGTTAGTAGAATCTATTCCTACAATGATTGAGCTAGGTATAGACTCGTTAAAAATCGAGGGTCGTATGAAATCGATTCATTATGTTGCAACAGTGGTAAGTGTTTACCGTAAAATCATTGATGCGTACTGTGCTGATCCAGATAATTTTAAAATTAAGAAAGAATGGTTGGTAGAACTTGAGAAATGTGCAAATCGAGATGCGGCACCTGCATTTTTTGAAGGTGTTCCGGGCTTCCAGGAGCAGATGTTTGGTGTACATGGTCGTAAAACATCTACAGAGTTTATCGGACTTGTTCTCGACTATGATCCTGAAACGAGCATTGTGACACTTCAGCAGCGTAATCATTTCAAACCAGGACAAGAAGTTGAGTTTTTTGGACCTGAAATAGAAAATTTCACCCAAATTATTGAAACTATTTGGGATGAAGATGGACAAGAAATTGATGCAGCACGCCATCCTTTGCAAATTGTCCAATTTAAAGTAAGTCAACCTGTCTATGCAAACAACATGATGCGAAAGGAGAACTAA
- the udk gene encoding uridine kinase, whose translation MERKPIVIGVAGGSGSGKTSVTKAIYESFQEHSILMMQQDFYYKDQSHLPFEERLKTNYDHPLAFDNDLLIEHIQKLLNFEPIEKPVYDYKVHTRSDETIHVEPKDVIILEGILVLEDERLRNLMDIKLYVDTDADLRIIRRMLRDIKERGRSIDSVIDQYVNVVRPMHNQFIEPTKRYADVIIPEGGHNRVAIDLMVTKIQTILEQKSFL comes from the coding sequence ATGGAACGTAAACCGATAGTAATTGGAGTAGCTGGAGGTTCTGGATCCGGTAAAACAAGTGTAACAAAAGCGATTTATGAATCCTTTCAAGAGCACTCTATATTAATGATGCAACAAGATTTTTACTATAAAGATCAAAGTCACCTTCCGTTTGAAGAGAGATTAAAGACTAATTATGATCATCCTTTAGCGTTTGATAATGACCTATTAATTGAGCATATACAGAAGCTATTAAATTTTGAACCGATAGAAAAGCCGGTGTATGATTACAAAGTGCACACTCGTTCAGATGAAACGATTCATGTAGAACCTAAAGATGTCATCATTCTAGAAGGAATTCTTGTATTAGAAGATGAAAGATTACGTAACTTAATGGATATAAAGCTTTATGTGGACACGGATGCTGATTTACGAATAATCCGTCGTATGCTTCGAGATATTAAAGAGCGAGGCCGTTCAATTGATTCAGTCATTGACCAATATGTAAATGTCGTTCGTCCAATGCACAATCAATTTATTGAACCGACGAAACGATATGCAGATGTAATTATTCCTGAGGGTGGACATAATCGTGTGGCAATCGATTTAATGGTCACAAAAATTCAAACAATTCTTGAACAAAAGTCTTTTTTATAA
- the greA gene encoding transcription elongation factor GreA codes for MATEKVYPMTQAGKEKLEQELEQLKSVKRKEVVERIKIARSFGDLSENSEYDSAKEEQAFVEGRISTLEAMIRNAKIIEEDEQSSDTVTLGKSVTFVELPEGDEETYTIVGSAEADPFEGKISNDSPIAKSLLGNKVGDQVSVQTPGGEMKVKITKIN; via the coding sequence TTGGCTACAGAGAAAGTTTATCCTATGACACAAGCTGGTAAAGAGAAGCTTGAACAAGAATTAGAACAATTAAAATCAGTAAAACGAAAAGAAGTAGTAGAGAGAATAAAAATAGCAAGAAGTTTCGGTGATCTTTCCGAAAATTCAGAATACGATTCTGCGAAAGAAGAGCAAGCATTTGTAGAAGGGCGTATCTCCACATTGGAGGCAATGATTCGAAATGCTAAAATTATTGAAGAGGATGAGCAATCATCTGATACTGTTACGCTTGGAAAATCAGTTACATTTGTTGAACTACCAGAAGGAGATGAAGAAACTTATACGATCGTAGGTAGTGCAGAGGCTGATCCGTTTGAAGGGAAAATTTCAAACGATTCGCCAATCGCTAAAAGTCTACTAGGTAATAAAGTAGGAGATCAAGTTTCTGTCCAAACACCTGGTGGAGAAATGAAAGTGAAAATCACAAAAATTAACTAA
- a CDS encoding peptidoglycan D,D-transpeptidase FtsI family protein — MKSMRRIKLFAAFMLTLHVLLMGRLLQLQLVQVESYSKKKINLLEKSVKQRTQQFVIDSGRGQFLDANNQPLSYSERYVLVLFPFIQFDDQALAKLSSNIPMDLTTLQKTLKETKQPVKLTQLSLNEHQVKEINNLRLDGVFVVKEKIVKDTPLATQFIGITGENQQLFDQRYPSKSLNPLQPIGQTGLQKMFDELLLSEGNEKLMYHVDAFGRPLFGLDVKYSSPNNSFFPLNIKTTIDGDLQQELENYIDTTSLISGGILLLDIENSELKAVVSRPKITNNDPFSNPGIENLMFTQLTPGSVFKTVIAAAAIENLLVNDQETFDCDKNIYGEIEVEKMQFGQLNFKESFTKSCNAAFGELAVRLTRQNPKLIARYAEKLGVVGGVGWKGDFFHNHNYSQLEEDIGQIYTTTGTDNESVHKQTGIGQLDVQVTPLAIANMMATIARGGERFMVNGVSEVQYQNGSQFYSFDTKHLEGETISPYTAMKLQELLRSVVKSKQGTAHALSELPYEVAGKTGTAEVEIRNGTPYYHKWFAGYFPFDKPKYALVVVNTNTTYSGESAHQLFADTVNILKSRENLLYNQ, encoded by the coding sequence ATGAAGTCAATGAGGCGGATTAAACTTTTTGCAGCTTTCATGCTTACTTTGCATGTTTTATTAATGGGAAGACTTCTACAATTGCAGTTAGTTCAAGTTGAATCTTATTCTAAAAAGAAAATCAATTTATTAGAAAAAAGTGTAAAGCAGCGAACTCAGCAATTTGTCATTGATTCTGGTCGAGGGCAATTTCTAGATGCGAATAATCAGCCACTTTCTTATTCAGAACGATATGTGCTAGTGTTATTTCCCTTTATCCAATTTGACGATCAAGCCTTAGCAAAACTCTCGTCTAATATACCGATGGATTTGACAACTCTTCAAAAAACGCTCAAAGAAACAAAACAACCAGTCAAGCTTACACAGCTTTCGCTAAATGAACACCAAGTGAAAGAAATTAATAATTTGAGGCTGGATGGGGTGTTTGTTGTGAAAGAAAAAATAGTAAAAGATACTCCTCTTGCGACACAGTTTATCGGCATTACTGGTGAGAATCAACAGCTGTTTGATCAACGCTACCCATCCAAATCACTAAATCCTCTGCAACCAATTGGACAAACTGGATTACAAAAAATGTTTGATGAGCTGTTATTATCTGAAGGTAATGAAAAACTAATGTATCATGTAGATGCATTTGGAAGACCATTATTCGGTCTAGATGTCAAATACAGTTCACCAAATAATTCGTTTTTTCCATTAAATATTAAAACGACAATAGATGGAGATCTCCAACAGGAGTTAGAGAACTATATTGATACAACTTCACTAATTTCTGGAGGTATTCTCTTGTTAGATATTGAAAATAGCGAATTAAAAGCTGTTGTATCAAGACCTAAAATAACGAATAATGACCCATTTAGCAATCCAGGTATAGAGAACCTGATGTTTACTCAGTTAACACCTGGGTCTGTATTTAAAACGGTAATTGCTGCTGCAGCTATTGAAAATCTATTAGTAAATGATCAGGAAACATTTGATTGTGACAAAAATATATATGGGGAAATTGAAGTAGAAAAAATGCAATTTGGTCAGTTGAATTTTAAGGAAAGCTTCACCAAAAGTTGTAATGCAGCTTTTGGGGAATTAGCTGTTCGACTAACGAGACAAAATCCAAAGCTAATAGCACGATATGCAGAGAAGCTTGGAGTAGTTGGAGGAGTAGGGTGGAAGGGTGACTTTTTCCATAATCATAATTATTCCCAATTAGAAGAAGATATCGGTCAAATATATACGACTACAGGAACGGACAATGAAAGTGTACATAAACAAACAGGAATAGGACAATTGGACGTTCAAGTAACACCTTTAGCAATAGCTAATATGATGGCTACTATTGCTAGAGGCGGGGAGAGATTCATGGTAAATGGGGTTTCAGAAGTTCAATATCAAAATGGATCACAGTTTTATTCTTTTGATACGAAGCACTTGGAAGGTGAAACAATCTCTCCATATACAGCAATGAAGTTGCAAGAACTTCTTCGTTCGGTTGTAAAAAGTAAGCAGGGGACTGCACATGCTCTATCTGAACTACCTTATGAAGTAGCGGGAAAAACAGGCACTGCCGAAGTTGAAATAAGAAATGGAACTCCATATTATCATAAATGGTTTGCTGGATATTTTCCTTTTGACAAGCCGAAATATGCCCTTGTAGTGGTTAATACTAACACTACTTATTCAGGGGAAAGTGCTCATCAACTATTTGCAGATACTGTTAATATACTGAAATCTAGAGAGAATTTACTATATAATCAGTGA
- a CDS encoding YrrS family protein codes for MSYLSRSDKRSKRKNKNLMLNSLILVVLALISVVGYQIVFGDKQQAATSAKKEVSQSDEKENSIIKEETNEEKTPEEGEEDSVETSDESTTDTQVDDIETEIEIEENDQLEDQEIITESTNDPNVENSYVNPNWEPIGTNQTGEHVSSYEIESTDWKEKEKAIAYGANLSEDNLIVWYIENGGAPNKAIGTVTSSDEQEIYRVYIEWINGEGWTPTKVDRLLENDKKQTAEE; via the coding sequence GTGAGTTATTTATCAAGAAGTGATAAACGGTCTAAGAGAAAAAATAAAAATCTCATGTTAAACTCACTCATTTTAGTTGTGTTGGCGCTTATTTCCGTGGTCGGCTATCAAATAGTATTTGGCGATAAACAACAAGCGGCAACGTCAGCTAAAAAAGAGGTTAGTCAATCTGATGAGAAGGAAAATAGTATTATTAAAGAAGAAACAAATGAAGAAAAGACTCCTGAAGAAGGGGAAGAGGATTCGGTAGAAACCTCAGATGAATCTACAACGGATACTCAAGTTGATGATATAGAAACAGAAATAGAAATAGAAGAAAATGATCAACTGGAAGACCAAGAGATTATAACTGAAAGCACTAATGATCCGAACGTTGAGAACAGTTATGTAAATCCTAACTGGGAACCTATAGGTACGAACCAGACTGGAGAACATGTTTCCAGTTATGAAATAGAATCAACTGATTGGAAAGAAAAAGAAAAAGCAATTGCTTATGGAGCTAACCTTTCTGAAGACAATTTAATTGTTTGGTACATTGAAAATGGGGGTGCGCCTAATAAAGCAATTGGAACGGTAACATCCTCAGATGAGCAGGAGATTTATCGCGTATATATTGAATGGATTAACGGAGAGGGTTGGACACCAACAAAAGTCGACCGTCTGCTAGAAAATGATAAGAAGCAAACAGCTGAGGAGTAA
- a CDS encoding DUF2536 family protein, producing the protein MNLHLDLFEDKIELFEADRIELLEQKINEKIEHNKAILLSVHSVNHQVVMTPEGRPLYSAVVHFKRK; encoded by the coding sequence ATGAATTTACATCTAGATTTATTTGAAGATAAGATAGAACTATTTGAAGCTGATAGGATTGAACTGTTAGAGCAAAAAATAAATGAAAAAATCGAGCATAATAAGGCCATTCTTTTATCCGTACATTCTGTCAATCACCAAGTAGTAATGACTCCTGAAGGACGTCCACTATACAGTGCGGTCGTTCACTTTAAACGTAAATAA
- a CDS encoding class I SAM-dependent methyltransferase: MGREFLDIFEEWADSYDETVEGHDIQYKEVFRGYESILTKVTERSEGTVWEFGSGTGNLTIKLLKKGLEVIGIEPSKEMRAIFTKKLGDSIQITDGDFLSYNIEKKPDTIVSTYAFHHLTDDEKALAFQQYSNVLSKGGKIVFADTIYESTEAYKAGIKDAKDQGFTDLAADLIREHYTTIPALTKMAEAAGFNVTFTKCNSFVWLMEAIKQ, encoded by the coding sequence GTGGGTAGAGAATTTTTAGATATCTTTGAAGAATGGGCAGATTCGTATGATGAGACGGTCGAAGGTCATGATATTCAATATAAAGAAGTATTTAGAGGATATGAGTCAATTTTGACAAAGGTGACTGAAAGGTCAGAGGGGACTGTTTGGGAATTTGGCTCTGGGACAGGGAACTTAACCATTAAATTATTGAAAAAAGGATTAGAAGTAATTGGAATTGAACCATCAAAAGAGATGAGGGCAATCTTTACTAAAAAATTAGGGGATTCTATCCAAATCACAGACGGGGATTTTTTAAGTTACAATATAGAAAAAAAGCCGGATACTATTGTTAGCACTTATGCTTTCCATCATTTAACAGATGATGAAAAAGCACTTGCCTTTCAGCAGTATAGCAACGTTCTATCTAAAGGTGGTAAAATAGTGTTTGCAGACACCATATATGAGTCAACAGAAGCATATAAAGCAGGAATTAAAGACGCGAAGGATCAAGGGTTTACTGATTTAGCAGCTGATTTAATACGTGAGCATTACACAACCATCCCAGCATTAACTAAAATGGCTGAAGCTGCGGGGTTTAATGTGACCTTTACTAAGTGTAATTCCTTCGTTTGGCTCATGGAAGCTATCAAACAATAG
- the mtnN gene encoding 5'-methylthioadenosine/S-adenosylhomocysteine nucleosidase → MKIAIIGAMEEEVSLLRSNIESASSEEVAGCEFTTGRMKGKEVVLLRSGIGKVNAAMSTAILLEKYKPDMIINTGSAGGFDPSLNVGDIVISTEVRHHDVDCTAFGYEYGQVPQLPAAFEADANLVSVATEAAKDVMDVQVVKGLIATGDSFMSDPKRVASIKNKFERLQAVEMEAAAIAQVAHNFSVPFVITRSLSDIAGKESDISFDQFLEKAAVNSANLAMKMVAEL, encoded by the coding sequence ATGAAAATTGCCATTATTGGTGCAATGGAAGAAGAAGTATCGTTATTACGCTCTAACATTGAGAGCGCAAGTTCAGAGGAAGTTGCTGGATGTGAGTTTACAACAGGTCGTATGAAAGGGAAAGAGGTTGTTTTATTACGGTCTGGAATCGGTAAAGTAAATGCTGCGATGTCTACAGCTATACTATTAGAAAAATATAAACCTGACATGATTATTAACACAGGTTCAGCGGGAGGTTTCGACCCTTCTTTAAATGTAGGGGATATTGTCATTTCAACAGAAGTTCGTCATCATGACGTTGATTGTACAGCCTTTGGATATGAATACGGTCAAGTCCCACAGCTTCCAGCAGCATTTGAAGCGGATGCTAACCTTGTTTCAGTAGCTACTGAAGCTGCAAAAGACGTGATGGATGTACAAGTTGTAAAAGGGTTAATTGCTACAGGTGACTCTTTTATGAGTGACCCAAAACGTGTAGCTTCGATTAAGAATAAATTTGAACGACTTCAGGCTGTAGAAATGGAAGCAGCTGCGATTGCACAAGTAGCACATAATTTTTCTGTTCCTTTTGTAATCACTCGTTCTCTTTCCGATATTGCAGGGAAGGAATCCGATATTTCTTTTGACCAATTTTTAGAGAAAGCGGCAGTTAATTCTGCTAATTTGGCAATGAAAATGGTAGCGGAACTCTAG
- a CDS encoding cysteine synthase family protein, with amino-acid sequence MKTYSSVHELIGNTPLVEIQSYSLPNDVRLFAKLEFYNPGGSIKDRLGKELLEDAIQNNKVSAGGTIIEPTAGNTGIGLALAAINEDIDVIFCIPEKFSIEKQELMKALGAKIVHTPTQEGMKGAIEKAKQLLNELPNSYCPQQFDNAANPLTYYKTLGPELWNQLDGNIDIFVAGAGTGGTFMGTTKYLKEQNDKVKACIVEPEGSILNGGESGPHKTEGIGMEFLPSYMDPDYFDSIHTVSDEAAFQRVKELARQEGLLVGSSSGAALHAALKEAEEAKPGSTIVTIFPDSSERYLSKKIYEGGI; translated from the coding sequence ATGAAAACATATTCTTCCGTTCATGAACTAATTGGAAATACTCCTCTGGTTGAAATACAATCTTATTCCCTACCAAATGATGTACGTTTATTTGCTAAATTAGAATTTTATAACCCTGGTGGAAGCATTAAAGATCGTCTCGGAAAAGAGTTATTAGAAGATGCTATTCAGAATAATAAAGTTTCTGCAGGAGGTACCATTATCGAACCGACTGCTGGAAATACGGGAATCGGTTTAGCTTTAGCTGCCATCAATGAAGACATCGACGTAATCTTTTGTATTCCAGAAAAATTTAGTATTGAAAAGCAAGAACTGATGAAAGCCTTAGGAGCCAAAATAGTACATACCCCCACTCAAGAGGGTATGAAAGGGGCAATTGAAAAAGCGAAACAACTCCTAAATGAACTACCTAATTCTTATTGTCCTCAACAATTTGATAATGCTGCAAATCCGCTTACTTACTATAAAACACTAGGTCCAGAATTATGGAATCAGCTAGACGGGAATATTGATATATTTGTTGCTGGAGCTGGGACGGGTGGAACGTTTATGGGGACCACAAAATATTTAAAAGAGCAAAACGATAAAGTGAAGGCTTGTATTGTTGAACCCGAGGGTTCGATTTTAAATGGCGGTGAATCTGGCCCACATAAGACAGAAGGAATAGGAATGGAATTCTTACCATCTTATATGGATCCAGATTATTTCGATAGTATTCATACTGTATCAGATGAAGCAGCCTTTCAACGGGTCAAGGAGTTAGCACGACAAGAAGGCTTGTTAGTGGGAAGTTCATCCGGAGCTGCACTACATGCAGCCCTTAAAGAGGCAGAGGAAGCAAAGCCTGGTAGCACGATTGTGACAATTTTCCCAGATTCAAGTGAGCGATACTTAAGTAAAAAAATATACGAAGGAGGCATTTAA
- a CDS encoding bifunctional cystathionine gamma-lyase/homocysteine desulfhydrase has product MRQKTKLIHGGIPTDPYTGAVNVPIYQVSTYKQEGVGGHKGFEYSRTGNPTRHALEELIKDLEGGERGFAFGSGMAAITAVMMLFNSGDHIVFTDDVYGGTFRVVTKVLNRFGIEATFVDSSNLENVHNAIKDNTKAIYIETPTNPLLKITDIEAAANLAKEKGLLTIVDNTFSTPYWQQPIQHGADIVLHSATKYIGGHSDVVAGLVVTSTESLGEELHFVQNSTGAVLGPQDSYLLIRGIKTLGIRMEEHEVNTNKIVEFLVKHPKVKKVYYPGLESHPNHGIAKKQGSGFGGMVSFDVGSEQNADNILNSTKYFTLAESLGAVESLISVPARMTHASIPEERRNELGITEGLVRISVGLEDADDLIEDLQNALGE; this is encoded by the coding sequence ATGCGTCAAAAAACAAAACTCATTCACGGTGGAATCCCAACAGATCCATATACAGGGGCAGTAAATGTTCCAATTTATCAAGTGAGCACGTATAAGCAGGAGGGAGTAGGGGGACATAAAGGATTTGAATATTCCCGTACTGGAAATCCAACTCGTCATGCGCTAGAAGAGTTAATTAAAGACCTTGAAGGAGGAGAACGAGGTTTTGCTTTCGGGTCTGGAATGGCCGCAATCACGGCTGTTATGATGCTTTTTAATAGTGGAGACCATATAGTGTTTACAGATGATGTGTATGGTGGAACATTTCGCGTAGTAACGAAAGTCTTAAATCGTTTTGGAATTGAGGCGACTTTCGTAGATTCAAGTAATCTAGAAAATGTTCATAATGCTATTAAAGACAATACAAAAGCTATTTACATTGAAACACCGACAAACCCTCTGTTGAAAATTACCGATATAGAAGCTGCCGCAAATTTAGCCAAGGAGAAAGGCTTGTTAACAATTGTTGATAATACGTTTAGTACACCTTATTGGCAACAACCAATTCAGCACGGGGCAGACATTGTTTTACACAGTGCCACAAAATACATTGGTGGACACAGTGATGTCGTAGCGGGACTAGTTGTAACAAGTACAGAATCGTTAGGAGAAGAGCTCCATTTCGTTCAAAACTCTACGGGAGCTGTTTTAGGACCACAGGATTCATATTTACTAATCCGTGGAATTAAAACACTGGGCATTCGGATGGAGGAGCATGAAGTTAACACGAACAAAATAGTGGAATTTTTGGTAAAACACCCTAAAGTCAAGAAAGTATATTATCCAGGACTTGAAAGCCATCCTAATCACGGGATAGCGAAAAAACAAGGAAGCGGTTTTGGCGGTATGGTATCTTTTGATGTCGGTAGTGAGCAAAACGCTGACAACATTTTAAATAGTACGAAATATTTTACCCTTGCTGAGAGCTTAGGAGCAGTAGAAAGCTTAATTTCAGTACCGGCCCGAATGACACATGCTTCTATTCCTGAAGAGCGCCGAAATGAACTAGGCATTACTGAAGGGTTAGTCCGTATTTCTGTAGGACTCGAAGATGCTGACGATTTAATTGAAGATCTACAAAATGCTTTAGGTGAGTAG
- a CDS encoding YrhC family protein, with translation MKRKLTEKLIDYKRFAYTLVAVSVFLYLGVVLPTAGKTPFKEHTLMVFTALFLVGSCYFFYKALSIKKQLVKMDDETSI, from the coding sequence ATGAAAAGAAAGCTTACAGAAAAACTCATCGACTATAAACGGTTTGCTTATACACTTGTTGCTGTTAGTGTATTTTTATATTTAGGAGTCGTTCTTCCAACTGCAGGAAAAACACCTTTTAAAGAACATACTTTAATGGTGTTTACCGCTCTTTTTTTAGTAGGTTCTTGTTATTTTTTCTATAAAGCACTATCAATAAAAAAACAACTAGTCAAAATGGATGATGAAACTTCTATATAA
- a CDS encoding YrzI family small protein yields the protein MMTLNVLFVSITLQKRTKTFVEESHDQEVMTLYETQKQKQLTYHSLV from the coding sequence ATGATGACTCTAAATGTATTATTTGTATCAATTACACTTCAAAAAAGAACAAAGACCTTTGTTGAAGAATCACATGATCAAGAAGTAATGACACTGTATGAAACACAAAAACAAAAACAGCTTACTTATCATTCATTGGTGTAA
- a CDS encoding YrzI family small protein, with product MMTLNVLFVSITLQKRTKTFVEESHDQEVMTLYETQKQKQLTYHSLM from the coding sequence ATGATGACTCTAAATGTATTATTTGTATCAATTACACTTCAAAAAAGAACAAAGACCTTTGTTGAAGAATCACATGATCAAGAAGTAATGACACTGTATGAAACACAAAAACAAAAACAGCTTACTTATCATTCATTGATGTAA
- a CDS encoding YrzI family small protein translates to MMTLNLLFVSVTFQRRIKSQQQNFHEIEVGKMYETQKQKQFSYYPIM, encoded by the coding sequence ATGATGACATTGAATTTATTATTTGTTTCAGTAACATTCCAAAGAAGAATAAAATCACAGCAACAAAATTTTCATGAAATTGAAGTAGGAAAAATGTATGAAACACAAAAACAAAAACAATTTTCGTATTACCCTATAATGTAA
- a CDS encoding YrzI family small protein, with protein MTLNIFFITISIRKRQVTAQQLNHELKVKSHFTEVQERNAHYNLF; from the coding sequence ATGACGTTAAACATCTTCTTTATAACGATTTCTATTAGGAAACGACAAGTAACAGCTCAACAGTTAAATCATGAACTAAAAGTGAAATCACACTTTACTGAAGTTCAAGAACGAAATGCTCACTATAATTTATTCTAA
- the sigK gene encoding RNA polymerase sporulation sigma factor SigK has product MSALLTALGFLVKELVFLVSYVKNNAFPQPLKPEEEKKNLALMAQGDENARNLLIEHNLRLVAHIVKKFENTGEDTEDLISIGTIGLIKAIESFSEGKGTKLATYAARCIENEILMHLRALKKTKKDVSLHDPIGQDKEGNEISLIDILQSEAEDVIETIQLNMELEKVRKYICVLDDREKEVIIGRFGLDMKEEKTQREIAKELGISRSYVSRIEKRALMKMFHEFFREEKEKRNTSY; this is encoded by the coding sequence ATGTCGGCCCTTCTCACTGCTTTAGGTTTCTTAGTAAAAGAATTGGTGTTTCTTGTTTCGTATGTTAAAAACAACGCCTTTCCTCAACCTCTAAAACCTGAAGAAGAAAAGAAAAACCTCGCTCTTATGGCACAAGGTGACGAGAATGCAAGAAATCTCTTAATTGAACATAATCTCCGTCTTGTTGCACATATTGTCAAGAAATTCGAAAACACCGGCGAAGATACGGAAGACTTAATATCGATCGGAACAATCGGTTTAATAAAGGCAATTGAGAGCTTCTCAGAAGGGAAAGGCACAAAGCTTGCTACTTATGCTGCTAGGTGTATTGAAAATGAGATTCTTATGCATTTACGTGCATTAAAGAAAACAAAAAAAGACGTATCTCTCCATGACCCCATCGGTCAAGATAAAGAAGGCAATGAAATATCTCTCATTGATATTTTACAATCAGAGGCTGAAGATGTCATTGAAACCATTCAATTAAACATGGAACTGGAAAAGGTAAGAAAATATATTTGTGTTTTAGATGACAGAGAAAAAGAAGTGATTATTGGACGATTCGGATTAGATATGAAGGAAGAAAAGACCCAAAGAGAAATTGCTAAAGAGTTAGGAATATCAAGAAGTTATGTTTCTCGAATAGAAAAAAGAGCATTGATGAAGATGTTTCATGAATTTTTTCGAGAGGAAAAGGAAAAACGCAATACTTCTTACTAA